A single Parabacteroides timonensis DNA region contains:
- a CDS encoding SusC/RagA family TonB-linked outer membrane protein — MRKKLNLVSFILLAGTLASPGTTFAGTTPAEPSTSISQQTGRVTCVVEDALGPVTGASVIVKGTTTGNVSDTDGKVVLEGLKRGDIIQVSFVGYITQEIPYTGQSTIKIDLKEDSQALEEVVIVGYGVQKKESLTGALQTLKEEKLTDITTPSVENMLNGKVSGVYVAPGSGQPGSSGAVVVRGKATLSGSTAPLWVIDGVIVGDGAGLLNPSDIETMTILKDAASTAIYGSEGANGVILITTKAAKSGKIQINASAKLGISTLNNGKLEMMNGAELYDYYASFNNPEMVAFPRWNSELRNSNFDWWDLATQSGFTQDYNISLSGGNDQLSSYFSVGYYDEEGAVKGYDYSRYTFRYRSNYKPFKWLTIKPSVSGAMRTVEDAQYSVTSMYSMFPWDSPYKENGELVPDRYQGWVNSQQTNYLNDLSYGNHTDYKTYEFLGNLDFDIKITDWLTFRSVNSFQYTNYYYQSYSDPRSNGASGVNGRIEEYQSNTSRRYTNQLLNFNKMFGKHSVDAVLAYEFKDYQGKAIKAIGTGFAPGFEVLDVTALPEKVGGSLTESAVQSYFFRGNYSYDNRYVAELSLRRDGASNFGSDARYGNFYSVSGGWNISREHWFNAKWVDALKVRASYGIMGNRPGDYYPQYALYSISANYDGIPGTLISQVGNPNLTWEETATFGIGVDANLFNNRLRIVFDYYNKYTTDVLYKTPLSGLTGVTSRWQNIGEISNKGIELTIGGDIIRTKDWNWSLEANVGHNKNTVEKLYGDDPNMEVVIGGGIGIAGEASKILKVGYSSDAFYVKEWAGVNPENGAPQWYTTTEDGSRVITDDYTKADLVISKPSTPKLFGGFNTSLSWRNIDLNAVFGFSLGGKIYNYSRQEYDADGTYTDRNQMKLKDGWNRWEKPGDIATHPVPSYNNQSKANSPSSRYLEDSDYLKLRSLTIGYNLSLPKYYIQNMRIFFAGENLFTVTGYSGVDPEIPAKANDDGTISVIGSAGPSVYPSTRKFMFGLNLTF, encoded by the coding sequence ATGCGAAAAAAATTAAATTTAGTTAGCTTTATTCTACTGGCGGGAACACTAGCTTCCCCAGGAACAACTTTTGCAGGAACTACACCAGCAGAGCCTAGTACCAGTATTTCCCAACAAACGGGAAGAGTGACATGCGTTGTGGAAGATGCTCTAGGCCCAGTAACCGGAGCATCTGTGATTGTGAAGGGGACAACTACGGGTAATGTATCCGATACCGACGGTAAGGTTGTTTTAGAAGGTTTGAAGCGCGGAGACATCATTCAGGTTTCTTTCGTCGGTTATATCACACAAGAAATCCCCTATACCGGACAGTCTACTATCAAGATCGACCTGAAAGAAGATTCTCAAGCTTTGGAAGAAGTTGTAATCGTTGGTTACGGCGTTCAGAAAAAAGAAAGTTTAACGGGTGCTTTGCAAACCCTGAAAGAAGAGAAACTGACCGACATCACAACACCTTCAGTTGAAAACATGCTAAATGGTAAGGTATCAGGAGTGTACGTAGCCCCGGGTTCCGGACAACCGGGTTCAAGCGGTGCAGTTGTGGTACGCGGTAAAGCGACATTAAGTGGTTCGACAGCTCCACTTTGGGTAATCGACGGTGTGATCGTTGGGGACGGTGCCGGATTACTGAATCCTTCGGACATTGAAACTATGACTATCCTGAAAGATGCTGCTTCTACCGCCATCTATGGTTCGGAAGGGGCAAACGGTGTTATCCTTATTACAACCAAAGCGGCCAAGAGCGGCAAGATACAGATAAACGCTTCTGCCAAACTAGGTATCAGCACGTTGAACAACGGGAAACTGGAAATGATGAATGGAGCGGAACTATATGACTACTACGCCTCTTTCAACAATCCGGAAATGGTTGCTTTCCCTCGCTGGAACTCGGAATTGCGCAACTCCAATTTCGATTGGTGGGATCTGGCCACTCAATCCGGCTTTACACAAGATTATAACATATCACTCTCAGGAGGAAACGACCAGCTTAGTTCATACTTCTCTGTCGGATACTACGACGAAGAGGGAGCTGTAAAAGGATACGACTATTCGCGCTACACCTTCCGCTATCGTTCAAACTATAAACCATTCAAATGGTTGACTATTAAACCTTCTGTTTCAGGAGCAATGCGTACGGTAGAGGATGCACAGTATTCCGTTACATCTATGTACTCCATGTTTCCGTGGGACAGTCCTTATAAAGAAAACGGCGAATTGGTTCCCGACCGTTACCAAGGATGGGTCAACAGCCAGCAGACAAACTACCTGAACGATCTTTCGTATGGCAATCATACTGATTATAAGACTTACGAGTTCCTTGGTAACTTGGATTTCGATATTAAGATTACAGATTGGTTGACATTCCGTTCAGTAAACAGTTTCCAATACACAAATTATTATTATCAATCATATAGCGATCCGCGAAGCAATGGAGCCTCCGGCGTAAATGGTCGTATCGAAGAATACCAAAGCAATACGAGCCGCCGCTATACCAACCAGTTGTTGAACTTCAACAAAATGTTTGGCAAACACTCGGTAGATGCCGTATTGGCTTACGAGTTCAAAGACTATCAAGGAAAAGCCATCAAGGCTATAGGAACAGGGTTCGCTCCTGGATTTGAGGTGCTGGATGTAACTGCCTTACCTGAAAAAGTGGGAGGAAGCCTAACTGAATCGGCAGTTCAATCTTACTTCTTCCGTGGAAACTACTCATACGATAACCGTTATGTGGCAGAGCTATCTCTTCGTCGCGACGGAGCATCCAACTTCGGTTCAGACGCCCGTTATGGTAATTTTTATTCAGTTAGTGGTGGCTGGAATATCAGTCGTGAACATTGGTTCAATGCAAAATGGGTAGACGCACTCAAAGTTCGTGCTTCATACGGTATCATGGGTAACCGCCCGGGTGATTATTATCCGCAATATGCCCTTTATTCAATTTCAGCCAACTATGATGGCATACCGGGTACATTGATCAGCCAAGTCGGCAATCCGAACTTAACTTGGGAAGAAACAGCCACATTCGGTATCGGCGTGGACGCCAACTTGTTTAATAACCGCCTGCGCATTGTATTCGATTACTATAATAAGTACACGACAGACGTACTTTACAAGACCCCGCTATCTGGTCTTACAGGTGTAACCAGTCGTTGGCAAAATATTGGTGAAATCAGTAACAAAGGTATCGAACTTACTATAGGTGGTGACATTATCCGCACTAAAGACTGGAACTGGAGCCTCGAAGCCAACGTGGGACACAACAAGAATACAGTAGAAAAGCTGTATGGGGACGATCCTAATATGGAAGTCGTTATTGGCGGTGGTATAGGTATTGCCGGTGAAGCATCGAAAATTCTGAAGGTAGGCTATAGCAGTGACGCATTCTATGTAAAAGAATGGGCTGGCGTAAACCCGGAAAACGGAGCTCCGCAATGGTACACTACCACAGAAGACGGCAGCCGTGTCATAACAGATGATTACACAAAGGCCGACCTTGTGATCAGCAAACCATCTACACCGAAACTGTTTGGTGGATTCAACACCTCATTAAGCTGGAGAAACATTGATCTGAATGCCGTATTCGGTTTCTCTCTCGGTGGTAAGATCTATAACTATTCCCGTCAAGAATATGATGCCGACGGTACTTACACCGACCGCAACCAGATGAAATTGAAAGATGGATGGAATCGTTGGGAAAAACCTGGCGATATCGCAACACATCCTGTTCCATCTTATAATAATCAATCAAAAGCAAACAGCCCTTCCAGCCGTTATCTGGAAGATAGCGATTATCTGAAACTGCGTTCGCTTACTATTGGCTATAACCTAAGTCTGCCCAAGTATTACATCCAGAATATGCGCATCTTCTTTGCTGGTGAAAACCTGTTCACAGTCACCGGTTATTCGGGTGTAGATCCGGAAATACCAGCTAAAGCCAATGACGACGGAACAATTTCTGTTATCGGCTCTGCCGGTCCTTCAGTTTATCCGTCTACACGCAAATTCATGTTCGGTCTTAATTTAACATTCTAA